In Terriglobus sp. TAA 43, a single window of DNA contains:
- a CDS encoding SDR family oxidoreductase gives MRIFVTGATGFIGSAVVQNLIQAGHQVVGLTRSEAGAEALQAAGTQPLHGNIEDLDSLRRGAADSDGVIHLAFNHDFSRFQQNCEDDRRVIEAIGEVLAGSDRPFVVTSGTAIAANVDGKPSTEDSPLASWNPRGASEAAIRGLTERGVNTSVVRLPQVHDTRRQGLVPYLLAVAREKGVSAYIGEGKNRWPAAHITSVAELYRLAFEKAEPGAIYHAVGEEGVSMKEIAEAHARGLKIPAVSIPLEQAQEHFGWLAHFAPHDMPSSSALTQKKLNWKPIGPSLIADLDAMDYSQA, from the coding sequence ATGCGCATTTTTGTTACGGGAGCAACAGGGTTCATCGGTTCCGCGGTTGTGCAGAACCTGATTCAGGCAGGCCATCAGGTAGTGGGACTGACACGTTCAGAAGCCGGCGCGGAAGCTTTGCAGGCCGCTGGTACCCAGCCGCTTCACGGCAACATTGAGGATCTGGACAGCCTGCGCAGAGGAGCCGCCGATTCTGATGGCGTAATCCATCTTGCTTTCAACCATGACTTTTCGCGGTTTCAACAAAACTGCGAGGATGACCGCCGAGTGATTGAGGCCATCGGCGAGGTGCTGGCAGGATCGGATCGTCCGTTTGTCGTCACCTCTGGAACGGCCATCGCCGCGAATGTCGATGGCAAGCCTTCCACCGAAGATAGCCCCTTGGCTTCGTGGAATCCGCGTGGCGCGTCCGAGGCAGCGATAAGAGGGCTGACCGAGCGCGGCGTGAACACATCCGTAGTGCGCCTGCCGCAGGTGCATGACACTCGCAGGCAAGGATTGGTGCCGTATCTTCTGGCTGTAGCGCGGGAAAAAGGCGTGTCCGCCTACATTGGCGAAGGGAAAAACCGCTGGCCCGCGGCACATATCACCTCCGTGGCAGAGCTCTATCGACTGGCATTTGAAAAGGCCGAGCCGGGCGCGATCTATCACGCGGTAGGTGAAGAGGGAGTGTCCATGAAGGAGATTGCAGAGGCGCACGCACGCGGCTTGAAGATTCCGGCGGTCAGCATTCCTTTGGAGCAGGCGCAGGAACACTTTGGCTGGCTGGCTCACTTTGCACCGCACGACATGCCTTCTTCCAGCGCGCTGACACAGAAGAAGCTGAACTGGAAGCCGATCGGCCCCAGCCTGATCGCGGATCTGGACGCCATGGACTATTCGCAGGCATAA
- the rpsD gene encoding 30S ribosomal protein S4, with the protein MSHKTKFKIQRALGIELPGLGKPGALEKRNYPPGQHGASRKGKPSEFALQLREKQKVMFHYGLREEQLRRFVREARRGSNSGNWIEQLLSLLERRLDNVVFRLGFARSIAAARQLVSHGHVLLNGRPVNIGSIVVRVGDFVRLTEYAAGNMTEPARTNPRLDLPSYLQFATPDTNTHGRILSMPGSHHVPFELNTKQVAEYYAQRGV; encoded by the coding sequence ATGAGCCATAAAACCAAGTTTAAGATTCAACGCGCCTTAGGTATCGAGCTACCCGGTCTCGGCAAGCCTGGCGCTCTGGAAAAACGGAACTATCCACCCGGCCAACATGGGGCCAGCCGCAAGGGCAAGCCGTCGGAATTTGCCCTTCAGCTTCGTGAGAAGCAGAAGGTGATGTTCCACTACGGCCTGCGCGAGGAGCAGCTTCGGCGCTTCGTTCGCGAGGCGCGCCGAGGCAGCAACAGCGGCAACTGGATTGAGCAGTTGCTCAGCCTGTTGGAACGCCGATTGGACAACGTGGTGTTCCGCCTCGGCTTTGCGCGCAGCATTGCCGCCGCCCGCCAACTGGTTTCCCACGGTCACGTTCTGCTGAACGGCCGCCCGGTCAACATTGGCAGCATCGTGGTTCGCGTGGGCGATTTCGTTCGCTTGACCGAGTACGCTGCCGGAAACATGACGGAACCGGCGCGCACCAATCCGCGTCTGGATCTGCCCAGCTATCTTCAGTTCGCCACACCGGATACCAACACGCACGGCCGAATCCTCAGCATGCCGGGATCGCACCATGTTCCGTTTGAGCTGAACACGAAGCAAGTGGCCGAGTACTACGCGCAACGCGGCGTCTAA
- a CDS encoding DUF305 domain-containing protein, with protein sequence MKNSPIFVLLLSTTLCAAQQKPSVVQPGAPGQPSKQLPADTHGTLPAPSKDDIDFMQGMIMHHGQAVEMTEMIPSHTTNPKIQLLGAKIRSSQTDEMNFMKRWLIARGQPTSMAMPGMPEMDMHGQPMKPMPGMLTPQQIDALKQAHGAEFDHLFLTGMIQHHNGALVMVKDLFASPGAGQDADLFNFATDADNTQRAEIRIMQDMLKETR encoded by the coding sequence GTGAAGAACTCCCCCATTTTCGTTTTGTTACTCAGCACGACGTTGTGCGCAGCGCAGCAGAAGCCCAGCGTGGTGCAGCCAGGTGCTCCTGGGCAACCGTCGAAACAGTTGCCTGCGGACACTCATGGCACGCTGCCTGCGCCGTCGAAAGACGATATCGACTTCATGCAGGGCATGATCATGCACCACGGACAAGCGGTAGAGATGACAGAGATGATTCCGTCGCACACCACGAATCCGAAGATTCAACTGCTTGGTGCCAAGATTCGTTCCTCGCAGACGGATGAAATGAATTTTATGAAGCGTTGGCTGATTGCGCGTGGACAACCAACGAGTATGGCAATGCCCGGTATGCCGGAGATGGACATGCATGGTCAGCCCATGAAGCCTATGCCCGGTATGCTGACACCACAACAGATTGATGCACTGAAACAAGCGCACGGAGCTGAGTTTGATCACCTGTTTCTAACCGGGATGATTCAGCACCACAACGGCGCACTGGTGATGGTGAAAGACCTGTTTGCCTCTCCCGGAGCAGGACAGGATGCCGATTTATTTAACTTCGCCACCGATGCAGACAACACGCAGCGGGCGGAGATTCGCATTATGCAGGACATGTTGAAGGAGACCCGATGA
- a CDS encoding transcriptional regulator gives MPEQEGRFAYEGLDRLIHERARLSVLTSLLTHPKGLTFVELKAMCSLTDGNLSRHLSILEQDGMVVIEKGHEKNRPQTLCRITPHGKKRYLEYLETLEQVVRDAAKVAEGSKVSPRGRMRPAEV, from the coding sequence ATGCCTGAACAGGAAGGACGATTTGCATACGAGGGGCTTGACCGACTGATTCATGAACGCGCGCGGTTGAGCGTTTTGACATCGTTACTGACGCACCCCAAAGGGCTTACCTTCGTTGAACTCAAAGCAATGTGTTCTCTGACGGATGGCAATCTGAGTCGCCACCTCAGCATCCTCGAACAGGATGGCATGGTGGTGATTGAAAAAGGACACGAGAAGAATCGTCCGCAGACATTGTGCCGAATTACTCCGCATGGAAAGAAGCGTTATCTGGAATATTTGGAGACGCTAGAGCAAGTGGTTCGTGACGCTGCCAAAGTAGCGGAAGGATCGAAGGTAAGTCCTCGCGGCCGGATGCGTCCCGCAGAAGTTTAA
- a CDS encoding LVIVD repeat-containing protein → MNARISRWACAALAVAILSLSPLHSFAQDAKSSDAKSTSKAQPKDELDEFAAQPAPPLPAGMTGANVNDPRFKLKPGLYDAGEIAMGMKRLTSLKKPDAFQLGTRDPNSAKTTETLKQVIAGDPSKIPAPLKLVLADLGFANSDFAFQGKYLFQGNFYGVSIYDISNPAKTSLVTTMVCPGGQGDVSVYGHLMFMSVEMPNGRVDCGTQGFPLNPPLPEGTKPTRENSMPAASKDRFRGVRVFDISDIKNPKQVAAVQTCRGSHTHTLLVDPNDKDNVYVYVSGTSFVRQGEELAGCSGGTPDKDENTALFRIDVIKVPVSHPQDAAIVSHPRVFMDARTGAFNGLNNGGSHEDKDPTKKADTNQCHDITVYPQIGLAAGACSGNGLLLDIKDPVNPKRVDAVNDPNYAYWHSASFSNDGSKVVFTDEWGGGLGARCRPNDPLKWGADAIFAIKDDKLNFENYYKLPAAQGDTENCVAHNGSLIPVPGRDIEVQAWYQGGISIMDFTDPMKPFEIGYFDRGPIDPKMLILGGDWSAYWYNGNIYGSEISRGLDVFELLPSKFLTQNEIDAAKSVQVNELNVQDQQRIEWPAKLIVAKAYLDQLERSQALPSAKIASLRKAISSAEKSKLAAKDVAKLKAEAADVSGGTGADAKRIEALTAILNNPTV, encoded by the coding sequence ATGAACGCACGAATCTCACGCTGGGCATGTGCGGCGCTTGCCGTTGCCATACTTAGCCTTTCCCCCTTGCACTCGTTCGCGCAGGATGCAAAGTCTTCCGATGCGAAGTCTACTTCGAAAGCTCAGCCGAAAGACGAACTGGACGAATTTGCAGCACAGCCTGCCCCGCCGCTTCCAGCGGGCATGACCGGCGCAAACGTGAATGACCCACGCTTCAAGCTGAAGCCCGGCCTGTACGACGCGGGCGAGATCGCTATGGGCATGAAACGACTGACATCGCTGAAGAAGCCCGATGCATTCCAGCTTGGTACTCGCGATCCAAACTCGGCAAAGACCACCGAAACGTTGAAGCAGGTCATCGCTGGCGATCCATCCAAGATTCCCGCGCCACTGAAGCTCGTGCTGGCTGATCTTGGATTTGCGAACAGCGATTTCGCCTTTCAGGGCAAGTATCTGTTTCAGGGCAATTTTTATGGCGTGAGCATTTATGACATCAGCAATCCGGCAAAGACTTCGCTGGTAACAACGATGGTTTGCCCCGGTGGACAGGGCGACGTTTCTGTCTATGGCCATCTGATGTTTATGAGTGTCGAGATGCCAAACGGCCGCGTGGATTGCGGCACGCAGGGCTTCCCGCTGAACCCGCCGCTTCCGGAAGGCACCAAGCCCACGCGTGAGAACTCGATGCCTGCTGCATCGAAAGATCGCTTCCGCGGCGTGCGCGTGTTCGACATCTCTGACATCAAGAATCCGAAGCAGGTAGCTGCTGTTCAGACTTGCCGTGGATCACACACGCACACGCTGCTGGTTGACCCCAACGACAAGGACAACGTGTACGTCTATGTCTCTGGCACGTCCTTCGTCCGTCAGGGCGAAGAGCTTGCAGGATGCAGCGGCGGCACACCAGACAAGGATGAGAACACCGCGCTGTTCCGCATCGATGTGATCAAGGTGCCAGTTTCGCATCCACAGGATGCCGCGATTGTGAGCCATCCGCGTGTATTCATGGATGCACGCACGGGTGCGTTCAACGGCCTGAACAACGGCGGTAGTCACGAAGATAAGGATCCGACGAAGAAGGCTGACACGAACCAGTGCCACGACATCACTGTCTATCCGCAGATTGGTCTGGCTGCCGGTGCATGCTCTGGCAATGGCTTATTGCTGGACATTAAGGATCCGGTGAACCCGAAGCGCGTAGATGCAGTGAACGATCCTAACTATGCGTACTGGCACTCAGCTTCCTTCTCCAACGACGGCTCAAAGGTTGTCTTCACCGACGAATGGGGCGGCGGTCTGGGCGCGCGTTGCCGTCCGAACGATCCGCTGAAGTGGGGCGCGGATGCCATCTTTGCCATCAAGGATGACAAGCTTAATTTTGAAAATTATTACAAACTGCCCGCCGCACAGGGCGATACGGAAAACTGCGTAGCGCATAACGGTTCGCTCATCCCAGTTCCGGGACGCGATATCGAAGTGCAGGCGTGGTATCAGGGCGGCATCAGCATCATGGACTTTACCGACCCGATGAAGCCGTTTGAGATTGGCTACTTCGATCGCGGCCCCATTGATCCGAAGATGCTGATCCTTGGCGGCGACTGGTCCGCGTATTGGTACAACGGCAACATCTACGGCAGCGAGATTTCACGCGGCCTGGACGTATTCGAACTTCTGCCGTCGAAGTTCCTGACCCAGAACGAAATCGATGCAGCAAAGAGCGTGCAGGTGAATGAACTGAACGTGCAGGATCAGCAACGCATTGAATGGCCTGCAAAGTTGATTGTTGCGAAGGCATATCTCGATCAGTTGGAGCGTTCACAAGCACTTCCTTCTGCAAAGATTGCATCGCTGCGCAAGGCGATCAGCTCCGCGGAGAAGTCAAAGCTGGCCGCAAAAGATGTGGCCAAGCTGAAGGCTGAAGCTGCGGATGTCTCCGGCGGCACAGGCGCAGATGCCAAGCGCATTGAAGCACTTACCGCAATCCTGAATAATCCGACTGTCTAA
- a CDS encoding RNA polymerase sigma factor, with product MTLAVTDSIEQTTHTNAADSVASLVPLYGTLLFRVAHAALRNRAEAEDVVQETFVRVLQHHHTLQEVRDMRVWLVRIAWNLALDRRRRIRPSQMDDAFAEALASATVPADKALVQSAHLRSVLEEMERLPKAECHVLLLNAVDEMGTAEIAEVLQKSESAVRALLFRARTRLRERVERRWQTRRNA from the coding sequence TTGACCTTGGCAGTAACGGACAGCATAGAGCAGACCACGCATACCAATGCGGCGGATTCGGTCGCTTCGTTGGTGCCGCTCTATGGCACGCTGCTGTTCCGCGTGGCTCACGCTGCTCTCCGCAATCGGGCAGAAGCGGAAGACGTAGTGCAGGAAACGTTTGTGCGTGTGTTGCAGCATCATCACACGTTGCAGGAAGTGCGCGACATGCGCGTGTGGCTTGTACGCATTGCATGGAATCTTGCGCTGGATCGTCGTCGCCGTATCCGTCCATCGCAGATGGACGATGCTTTTGCCGAAGCGCTCGCTTCTGCTACGGTGCCTGCGGATAAGGCGCTGGTACAGTCGGCCCATCTGCGGTCCGTGTTGGAAGAGATGGAACGATTGCCCAAGGCAGAGTGTCATGTGCTTCTTCTGAATGCAGTCGATGAAATGGGAACCGCGGAAATTGCGGAAGTGCTGCAGAAATCAGAGTCCGCCGTACGAGCGCTGCTTTTCCGCGCACGTACACGGCTTCGAGAACGAGTAGAACGCCGATGGCAGACAAGGAGAAACGCATGA
- the creD gene encoding cell envelope integrity protein CreD produces the protein MASTSPVSPISAVTGRLFTSVSMGMKLFVLTLLTIILSLFAIWINGLVEERTGRKSDIVKEISSSVGGAQTLLGPTLLIPYSIPAVDKAPELHEVYFLSATDANATVKIQTQERRRSLFRVPVFQADAEMRATFDTNRLSANLPQNAQIAWKDAEIVVGMSDARGAQSDAVAELDGTVHTLQPSRISPRLSLSSEKNTQSVALFGTGINDAIARGTITSVTVKMKLSGAQHIALLAYGRSTRVTQVGDWPSPGFDGAFAPVSREVTPQGFRATWNIPFIARGVASEGVTENISGLDATAMGVSLVEVADPYQSVTRALKYAPLFLGVIFLSYFVFEATTGRRVHVAQYVLVGVAQLIFYLLLLSFAEHIGFGCGFALGGGATVLLLAANAGWIFESRVQALRALGVFGTLYSMIYLLLRLEDNALMVGAIGSFLTVAAAMYFTRNMDWFGKVKSLAETETRTLRVGEL, from the coding sequence ATGGCATCCACATCCCCTGTCTCACCTATAAGCGCAGTTACAGGGCGTTTATTCACCAGCGTATCGATGGGCATGAAGCTTTTTGTTCTGACTCTGCTCACGATCATCCTTAGCCTGTTTGCCATATGGATCAATGGACTGGTGGAAGAGCGCACGGGCCGCAAAAGCGACATTGTGAAGGAAATCAGTAGCAGTGTGGGTGGTGCGCAGACACTGCTGGGACCAACACTGCTGATACCGTATTCCATTCCCGCGGTAGATAAGGCACCAGAGCTGCATGAGGTGTACTTCCTCTCTGCAACAGATGCCAACGCAACGGTGAAGATCCAGACGCAGGAGCGGCGGCGGTCGTTGTTTCGCGTCCCAGTATTCCAGGCAGACGCAGAGATGCGTGCCACATTCGATACAAATCGATTAAGTGCAAACCTGCCTCAAAATGCGCAAATCGCCTGGAAAGACGCAGAGATTGTGGTGGGCATGAGTGACGCTCGTGGCGCGCAATCAGATGCAGTCGCAGAGCTTGATGGAACAGTACATACACTGCAGCCTTCACGTATCTCGCCTCGCCTGTCACTCTCGTCCGAGAAAAATACACAGTCCGTTGCATTGTTCGGCACAGGTATCAACGATGCGATCGCGCGTGGGACTATCACGTCTGTGACAGTGAAGATGAAGTTATCTGGCGCGCAGCATATCGCACTGTTAGCGTATGGACGATCGACACGCGTAACGCAAGTGGGCGACTGGCCTAGTCCTGGATTTGATGGCGCGTTTGCCCCCGTATCGCGTGAAGTGACACCACAAGGTTTCCGCGCAACGTGGAACATTCCATTCATTGCGCGCGGTGTAGCTTCAGAAGGTGTTACTGAGAATATCAGTGGGCTCGACGCCACCGCGATGGGCGTTTCACTCGTGGAGGTAGCCGATCCCTATCAATCGGTGACGCGTGCGTTGAAGTATGCGCCGCTGTTTCTTGGCGTTATCTTTCTTTCTTATTTTGTATTTGAGGCAACAACTGGAAGACGCGTACATGTGGCGCAGTATGTGCTGGTGGGCGTGGCACAGTTGATCTTCTATCTACTGTTACTTTCTTTCGCGGAACACATCGGATTCGGCTGCGGCTTTGCGCTGGGTGGAGGTGCCACTGTATTGCTGCTGGCGGCAAACGCAGGATGGATCTTCGAATCACGTGTACAGGCACTACGCGCTCTGGGTGTCTTCGGCACGCTGTATTCCATGATCTATCTGCTGTTAAGGCTTGAGGACAATGCGCTGATGGTCGGCGCGATTGGCAGCTTCCTGACCGTAGCCGCAGCGATGTATTTCACGCGAAACATGGACTGGTTTGGCAAAGTGAAGTCACTCGCCGAGACGGAGACCAGAACATTGCGTGTGGGTGAACTCTGA